Below is a window of Malus domestica chromosome 13, GDT2T_hap1 DNA.
ATCTCACAAACTTCTGATATGTCGAGTTCGATCATTTTAAGTGAAAGAATCATatatgagggattttaatttttttgatgaatcaaagaatattcaatcaagattttaagtaATTATCTGATattcaaggtgtattcaattagaattatgAGATGGTTTATGTATGACAATTTAGTGAAGATCTGAGTCCTTAACGATATAACTCCAAAATAAAAGATCAATTTCCGGATTCATGACAAAAGATTTCGATCAAGTGAAACATAAGACGATCAGAATTCAAATCCTATCTTACTAAGGGGCAGAGTGTTACTGGTCGGGGGCCAGCTCTATCCGAGCCTCAAAAGTTACTTGTGAACTCACTAGATTCAGGGTATGCTGATATAAAAAACGAAGGTCCAACAACTTCCAAGTCCAAGTTAAACGAATTAGATCGATTGGTCGTGAAGGGAACTTAATCTTTGCATCGCCACAGAATTGTACGAATAGAAGAGATAAGTATCTAATTCATCAACCTCCTACTTGGACAAAAATGTGAAGTTAGGCCTCCATTTCGTCCAACATCACATACTAGTAGTGAGCaatcaaatccaatccaattaTAGGCACCAAACGTCGCCCAAATCTCCCTCTCCCAGTCTCTCTGAAGCCGCCCTCCGCTGGATCCTCAGAGGAACTGATGCTCTAAGCATAATGCTATGGAGCAAAACACCAGTAAGGAATACTATGGACTTGAAGCAGTCCAATGTAACTATATAAGAAATTTAACCGAGTATTGAATCGATTCAATAGCATCAACACCAATACAAAGCAATGCAGTGAAAATTTGAGGCACAACCAATGACAGACCTGAATCAAACAGacctgaattatttgattttactCACGGTTTGTAAATCAGATAAAACAGACCTGAATCAACCTCTAACACAGAAGCTTAAGTTCCACCAGGAGAAACAACACGACATACGACACCTGGGATGGTCCTTCCGATTTAAACATGAACTGTAGTTGGTTTGTAATCGATCACAATGACCTTCTCCAAATTGGAAAGGAGCAAATTTGCAAAGTCAACGTGGGCAGGATGGGCTACGTACTCTGCGACACCCTCCGTACTCTCAAAGGTTGACTCAAAGACATGAGTGAAACCTTGATGCAGGTTCTCAAAGCTCACGTCCTTTCCCCTGATCACAAAAACATGAATCAAATACTTACACAATTCATTGCAGCTTGTCTAACTCAGGAGAACTTGTTCGATATGTTTAAGGGAATGGGAACGCCATACATGAACAACGACTAGAAAATCATGGTCGAATAATCTATGAAATGCTAAATAACTATCTcaggttaaaaaaaaaggcattCTAG
It encodes the following:
- the LOC103423926 gene encoding stress-response A/B barrel domain-containing protein HS1-like, producing MEEAKGLVKHVLLAKFKDGISESKIEELIKGYANLVNLIEPMKSFNWGKDVSFENLHQGFTHVFESTFESTEGVAEYVAHPAHVDFANLLLSNLEKVIVIDYKPTTVHV